The Clostridia bacterium genomic sequence AGATACTGCAACCCATGTTTCGCAATTAACGGTTAAAGAAATTAAACATTATTTAAAACAAGGTATTATTAACGGCGGCATGATTCCCAAAGTGGAAAGCTGTCTTTTAGCCTTAGAATATGGTGTTTCCCATGTCCACATTATTAATGGTCAAAAACCACATACATTGCTTTTGGAGATTTTCACTAACCAAGGTATTGGCACTATGATTGTCCCCTCCTAAATAACTTGCATTATTCAGCTAAGTATATTAACTTATGGTTAGACTAAAACAAGGAGTGGAAATAGATGACAAATGTTTACGACCTACTTATGGAAAGGGGCTACATTGAACAAGCTACCCATGAAGAAGAAATTAGAGATCTTTTAAATAATGAACAAGTTACCTTCTATATTGGCTTTGATCCCACAGCAGATAGCCTTCATGTAGGCCATTTTATACAAATAATGGTGATGATGCATCTGCAGGCTGCCGGGCACCGCCCCATTGCCCTTTTTGGCGGGGGCACTGGTTTAATAGGTGACCCCTCAGGACGCACGGATATGCGTCAAATGTTGACTTTGGAACAAATCAATAAAAACGTACAATCCTTTCAAAAACAATTTGCTCGTTTCATTAATTTTGAAAATGGACAGGCTTTAATGATCAATAATGCCACCTGGCTGACAAAACTTAACTATATTGAATTTATTCGCGATATTGGGCGTCATTTTTCCGTAAACCGAATGCTTACCGCCGAATGTTTTAAAAATCGTTTAGAAAAGGGACTTTCTTTTTTAGAATTTAGTTATATGCTGCTACAGGCTTATGATTTTTTAGAATTATACCGCCGCTATAATTGTCGGTTGCAAATGGGTGGTAATGACCAATGGTCCAACATTATCAGTGGTGTAGATTTAATTAGGCGTGTCGAACAAGGAAATGCCTATGGACTTACCTTCAAACTACTAACTACTAGTGAAGGTAAAAAAATGGGGAAAACCGAAACAGGCACTGTTTGGTTAAATCCCCAAAAAACATCTCCTTATGAATTTTATCAATATTGGCGTAATATCGCTGATCCCGATGTCGAAAACTGTTTAGCCCTACTTACTTTTTTACCAATGTCAACAGTAAAGAAATTAGGAAGCTTACCAGGTGAAGAAATTAACCAAGCTAAAGAAATTTTGGCTTATGAAGTAACTAAATTAGTGCACGGAGAAAAAGAAGCACTTAAAGTAAAACAAGCTGCCCAAACACTTTTTGGCAAGCAAACAAAAGATGCCGCGGCCATTCCCACTACTAAGCTAACTAAAAGTGAGTTTACCAAAGGAATGAATATTCTCACTTTGCTTACTAAAACCAAACTAATTTCTTCTAATAGTGAAGGCCGACGTTTAATTGAACAAGGTGGTATCTATTTAAATAACGAACGAGTGCAGGATACTTTTCTAACTATTAACTTGACGGATTTCACAGACCAACAATTAATGCTTAGAAAAGGCAAAAAAGTATATCACCGTGTTCAACTAAATTAAAGTGCCAATAATCTAGTTTCCAGTAAAGTATTACGTTTCATCACTTGGTTGTTTCTTAAAGCAATCGCCAAAGCCTTTTTAGTACCCAAAAGAACCATTACCCTTTTAGCTCTAGTAACACAAGTATATAATAAATTACGCTGTAGCATAATAAAATGCTGCATAGTAAAAGGAGCCACTACAATTTCAAATTCACTACCTTGGCTTTTATGAATGGTTGTGGCATAAGCCAAAACAACTTCATCTAATTCCGTTAATTCATAATTTACACAGTGCTGATCAAAACGAATCAGCACTTTTTTTTCTTCTTCATCAATTTTAATTATGCGGCCAAAATCACCATTAAAAACACCTTTATCATAATTATTTTTTATCTGCATAACCTTGTCATTTAATTTAAATTTAAATCCCCGATAAGTTACTACCTTTTTTTGCGGATTTAAAACTGTTTGCAAAACTTCATTTAAATTCCTGACCCCAATAATTCCTCTTTGCATAGGGGTTAAAACCTGAATATCCTCAATGGGATCAACCTGATAATAGGTCGGTAGGCGTTGAGCACAAAGCCCTTTAATTTCCTGCAGCACTTCTTCCGGTTCACTAATTTCTATAAAAAAGAAATCATTTTCTCGGTTACTTTTTAAATAAGGAAAATGTCCCCGATTAATTTTATGGGCATTAGTAATAATTCTACTACCTCTAGCCTGCCGAAAAATACGCGTTAATTTAACCGTATTAACAACCCCAGAATTAATAATATCACGCAGAACATTGCCTGGTCCTACAGAAGGTAATTGATCCACATCCCCTACCAAAAGTACCATGGCCTTATTAGGGACTGCTTTTAATAAATTATACATTAAAATTAAATCAACCATGGACATTTCATCAACAATCAGCACATCACAATCCAAAGGATTATTTAAATTTTTTTGATAACCATGAGGAGGTTTATATTCCAAAAGACGGTGTAAAGTACTCGCTGTTTTACCAGTTGTTTCTGACATTCTTTTAGCAGCCCGACCTGTGGGAGCAGCCAAAAGAATTTTAGCCTGCATTTTTTCCAAAACCCGCATAATGGCTAAAATAGTTGTTGTCTTTCCAGTACCCGGTCCACCGGTTAAAACCATTACCTTTGAATTACAAGCTTCCTTAATTGCTTTTAATTGTACCTGATCATAAACCAAACGTTCTTCTTTTTGAACTTGCTCAATTATTTTTTCTAAATCAGGAAAAACAAAAGGTCGGGGTGCAGCCATAATTTCTTTAATTCTTTGGGCTACACCTTTTTCACTTAGATAAAAAGTAGGTAAATAAATTTTATCTTCACCCTCCAAAATCAAATCCCCACTTTTAAGCAATCTCTTCAAAGCTTCTTCTAAAAGACCTACCTCTACTTCCAATATTTCGCCGGCTTCTGCAAATAATTGCTCCCATAAAGCAAAACAATGGCCTTCATTAGCCAATTGATTTAAAACATAAATCAAGCCAGCTTGACAGCGCAGTGGAGAATTTTTAGCAAAACCTAATTGTGATGCAATTTTATCTGCAGTTTTAAAACCAATTCCCCAAATGTCATCAGCCAAACGATAAGGATTTTCTTTGACAATATTTATACTAGCATTACCATATGTTTTATAAATTTTTACAGCATAGGCTACCGAAACTTCGTGTTCCTGTAAAAAAAGCATCACATTTTTTATTTCTTTTTGTTCCTGCCAAGCCTCTTTAATCATAGCAATACGTTTGGGACCAATTCCCTCTACTTCCTTTAACCTTTCCGGCTCTGTTTCGATAATCCGAATAGTCTCTTCCCGAAATTTTTTTACAATCCTGTGAGCATTAACCGGACCAATTCCTTTAATCAAACCACTGCCTAAATATCTTTCAATTCCGGCTATGGTTGCCGGTACTTTTTCCACACAGGAATGAACTTGAAATTGCCGCCCAAACTTACTGTTAAATACCCATTTACCTTCTAGCTCTACAAGGGAACCCAAATTAACAAAGGAAAGTTGACCAACCAAAGTAACCAATTCCGGATAACCTTTAGCCTTTATTTTAATTACACTAAAGCCATTATCCTCATTCACATATGTAATTCTTTCCACAACTCCTGTTAATTTTTCCATCCTTTTTCTCCCTTGCTTTAAGTTTAGTTTATCATAAAAAAGAAAGGTGACAAACATAAGCTGCTTATCACCTTAAATGCCCCTAGTTTTACAAACATTCACCCATTCAGCAGCCCGCAGAGCTGCCCGACGTAAAAAAGCGGGATTATGAGGCTCACGAGTTTCCGGAAGAAACTCCGGAGGACGATATTGCTGTAGATAGTAATAATGTGCACCTGCGATTACCTGTGCCATTTCCCAAATATCTACTTCACTAAGTTCAGGGACCACAGTAGTTCGAAATTCGTAAGCCACCTTTCCCTCCAATAATAATTTTATACTAGCCTTAATTTCGGCTTCAAAAGAATCTGTAGCACAAATCTCCTTATATTTACTAAACGGAGCCTTAAAATCCATAGCAATATAATCAAGTAAATTAGCCTTTAAAAGCATTTTTAAAACTTGAGGATTAGTACCATTGGTATCTAGTTTTACTAAAAACCCCTTTTCCTTGACTTTACCTATAAACTCAGCTAAATCCTTTTGTAAAGTAGGTTCTCCTCCACTGATTACCACAGCATCCAAAAGTCCCCGCCTTTTTTCCAAATAAGCAAAAACATCTATTTCACTGATTAATTCCGGGTTTTTTTCCGGAATTAACAGTGAACGATTATGACAATAATAACAGTCCAAATTACAACCCGGGGTAAAAACAACCACAGCTATTTTACCCGGATAATCAACAAATGAATTCTTTTCCCAACCAGCTATGAGCATATTACCTTCTCCGGTAATTTAAATTTCTTACGCTCAAAATATTCTTCTTTTTTACCCTTGTTATAATTTTGCACAGGCCTCAAATAACCAACCACCCGTGACCAAACTTCTGTAGCCTGACCACATTCTGGACAAGTAAATTGTTCACCCCGTAAATAACCATGATCAGGACAGATACTAAATGTCGGGGTGATGGAAATATACGGTAATTTGTAGTTCTCAAATGTTTTTCTAATTAAGTTTTTACAGGTATGAATATCTTCAATACTTTCACCAAGATATAAATGATGAACAGTACCCCCAGTATATAAGTCCTGTAAATCATCCTGTAAATCTAAAACCTCAAAAACATCATCTGAATAGCCTACAGGTACCTGACTAGAATTAGTGTAATAGGGTACATCCTGTCCAGCCGTAATTATCTCTGGATATTTTTCCTTATCCAACTGAGCCAAACGATAAGAAGTACCTTCAGCAGGTGTAGCTTCTAAATTATAAACATGACCGGTTTCCTCTTGAAATTCCATTAAAACATCCCTTAAATAAAGTAAAATTTCTTTGGCAAATTCTTGTCCCTCTTTTGTCGTGATATCTTTACCCATAAAATTTAATAAGGCCTCATTCATACCAATAATTCCAATAGTACTAAAATGATTGTACCAATATTGTCCCGTTCTTTCCTTTATGTTATTTAAATAAAAAGTAGAGTAAGGATATAATTTATCTTCTGATTGCTGTTCAATAATCTTTCTTTTAATTTCCAAAGAGGTTTTACCAATACAAGCCAGTCTCCATAAACGTGCTTTAAACTCACTTTTGGTTTCCGCCAGATAACCTATTCTCGGTAAATTAATGGTAAACACGCCAATTGAACCAGTCATAGGGTTACTACCAAATAAACCTCCACCTCTTTTTCTTAATTCACGCGTATTTAAACGTAAACGACAACACATGGAAACTGCATCTTCCGGTGACAAATCGGAATTTACATAGTTCGCAAAATAGGGAATCCCATATTTGCAGGTAATTTTCATAAAATCATCAATTACAGGATTATCCCAATCAAAATCCTTAGTAATATTAATCGTGGGAATCGGGAAAGTAAAGACGCGTCCTTTGGCATCCCCTTCTAACATTACTTCACAAAAAGCACGATTAAATAAATCCATTTCCTCTTGAAATTCACCATAAGTAGTATCTAACATTTCCCCACCAATCACTACCGCCTGATCTTTTAAAGTAGAGGGAACATTAATATCAAAAGTTAAATTAGAAAAAGGACACTGAAAACCTACCCGTGTAGGTACATTCATATTAAAAACAAATTCCTGTAAACATTGTTTTACATTTTTATAAGTTAAACCATCATAACGAATAAATGGTGCACAATAAGTATCAAAGCTAGACCAAGCCTGTGCCCCAGCTGTTTCACCTTGAGTAGTAAAGGTGGAATTAATAATTTGACCTAAAAAAGATCTTAAATGTTTAGCTGGTCTACTTTCTACCTTGCCATTTACTCCTCCAAAACCATCTGTTAATAATTGTCGTAAATCCCAACCAGCACAATAGGGACCAAAAAAACCTAAATCATGAATATGGGCATCACCACTTTGATGAGCCTCCCTTACTTCTACCGGATAGATTTCATGCAGCCAATATTGTTTAGTAAAAGTTTCTCGCACATAATTATTTAAACCATTAATGCTTTTTTGGGTATTGGCATTTTCCTGTACCTGCCAATCTTTTTCACCCAAATAATTTGTAAACATATCAATAGTTGCCCCAATTAAAGCATTAATTTCTCGTGCACCTTTACGTTTTTCCCGGTATAAAATAAAAGCCTTGGCCGTTTGAGCATGTCCATTTTCGATCAATACTTTTTCAACCAAGTCCTGAATACCTTCCACATCAGGTGCACTTTCCCCATATTTCTCCTTGGCTAATTTTAGCACCTGCTGACATAAGTATTCAGCTCTACCAAAATCATCCCCACCACAGGCCATAGCGGCTTTAAAAATTGCCCAAGTAATTTTCTCCGGCTTAAACTTTTCTAATGAACCATCTCTTTTGATAATTTCCGTGAACATTTGGCACCACCCTATTTTATTATATCAAAAAACTAACTAACCTAAAACGAATAGTTTTATTTAGCTCCTATTCAATTACTCTTCATTTTCCTTAGGAACCTCAATTTCCTGCTCTCCCTGAATTCGTATTCCACACCGACCACAAAATGTTTCGGTTTTTGCTACCTGATGACCACAAGCCGGACAAGAAAGCATTTCCTTAATTTCATTAATTTTTTCATTATAAAAGGCAATATTGTCCTGATGAGTTTTTATTTGTTTTACCCATTTAGCTACTTGGGGATCCGTTATTTCACCTTTAGCACATTCCAAAAAACAATATTCCCCCAATTTTATATATAAATCCCTGATACCCTCCTTCTCAGTTTTAATATTCATATTCAATTTAGTTATTTCCATTACCTCACCAGATTTTTGAGCCGCACTCTTCGCTAAACCGCTAACCTTATCCCGTAAATTACTAAAAAAAGTCATCTTTACCACCCCCTCTTTAATTATATTAAACACATTATAATTATATTCAACAAAGTCTCCCTTTTTCCTCTGTTTTTTTGCCCAACATTTTAAATTCCCGTGTTTAGTGTATTTGTCAAGTGAAAAGTACCCCACTTTGGGACAAAAAAATTAATTATTTTTTGCCCATTCAGTTGTTTCTTTAAGACGAAATGAATTACCATTCATGTTCACAATATAGGCTTTATGAGTTAAGCGGTCTACCATGGCTGCTGTAAGAACGGGATCTAGGAAAATCTCATCCCACCTTTCAAAAGATAAATTTGTGGTAATTATTGTAGATTTTCTCTCTGCCCTTAAAGACAAATGGGTAAATAAAAGATCCGAACCCTCCTTGTCAAATGAGATGTAACCTAATTCATCGGCAATGACTAAATCATACTTTTCGAATTTGTTCCCAAATGCCCTTAGCGTCTTTTCTGAGCGACTTTCCTTAAGCTGGTTGATTAAAGATGGTATCGTGGAAAAAAACACTTTGTAACCGGCTAAACACGCTTTTATCCCCAGCCCTATGGCAAAATGAGTTTTACCGGTACCAGGCTTTCCAGCCATAATAATGTTCTGCCCAGTTTGGATGAAATCTAATGAAGAAAGAGTTTTAAATTTTCTTTGGGCATCCTCTGGTAGGTCATCCACGATGATGTCTTCGAGATATTTCTTGTAAGGAAATGCAGCCCTACGCACCCTGTCTTGTTTAGCATTTTCCTGTCGTCTATCACACTCCTTTTGTAATAACTCCCACAAAAACTGATCATAGCTTACTTCTTTTAAATTGGCTTCTTGAATTGCTTCGCGATAGCTACTTTTTAAAACAGGCATTTTTAAATAAAGGGCGAAATCTTCAATGTCTTGGTAAATATTTTTGTTCATATTACAACCACCTCTTTCGCAAATGCCTCGTTACCATAAGGAATTAGTTGCCCAAATTGCTTAAGCATAGCTAATGAGCTGTTTTTAATCTGCAAGGTTGCACTATCGTGTACAGTAAATTTAGATTTATCCACTGTATTGCGATTGCAAATAGCCTTAATGGTTTCCGTTGTAACCTCTAGCGGTGAAACTTTTGTAAGTAAATTAATAGCATCTTCAACTTTTTCTAACCCATGTTCTGAAACAAAAAATATTAAATCGATAAAATCCCTCCCTTTTGTGGTATAGTATTGATGATAGATTTTTTTGAGCCTTGGATTAGCTTGGTGGAGTGCAACACTGGTAGCTAATGCCCCGGGCTTCTTTTTTAATGTGAATACTCCAGGCATTTGAGCCCATCTTCCTAGTGTGGGTAGCAATTAAATCTCCC encodes the following:
- a CDS encoding ATP-dependent RecD-like DNA helicase; this encodes MEKLTGVVERITYVNEDNGFSVIKIKAKGYPELVTLVGQLSFVNLGSLVELEGKWVFNSKFGRQFQVHSCVEKVPATIAGIERYLGSGLIKGIGPVNAHRIVKKFREETIRIIETEPERLKEVEGIGPKRIAMIKEAWQEQKEIKNVMLFLQEHEVSVAYAVKIYKTYGNASINIVKENPYRLADDIWGIGFKTADKIASQLGFAKNSPLRCQAGLIYVLNQLANEGHCFALWEQLFAEAGEILEVEVGLLEEALKRLLKSGDLILEGEDKIYLPTFYLSEKGVAQRIKEIMAAPRPFVFPDLEKIIEQVQKEERLVYDQVQLKAIKEACNSKVMVLTGGPGTGKTTTILAIMRVLEKMQAKILLAAPTGRAAKRMSETTGKTASTLHRLLEYKPPHGYQKNLNNPLDCDVLIVDEMSMVDLILMYNLLKAVPNKAMVLLVGDVDQLPSVGPGNVLRDIINSGVVNTVKLTRIFRQARGSRIITNAHKINRGHFPYLKSNRENDFFFIEISEPEEVLQEIKGLCAQRLPTYYQVDPIEDIQVLTPMQRGIIGVRNLNEVLQTVLNPQKKVVTYRGFKFKLNDKVMQIKNNYDKGVFNGDFGRIIKIDEEEKKVLIRFDQHCVNYELTELDEVVLAYATTIHKSQGSEFEIVVAPFTMQHFIMLQRNLLYTCVTRAKRVMVLLGTKKALAIALRNNQVMKRNTLLETRLLAL
- a CDS encoding anaerobic ribonucleoside-triphosphate reductase activating protein, which gives rise to MLIAGWEKNSFVDYPGKIAVVVFTPGCNLDCYYCHNRSLLIPEKNPELISEIDVFAYLEKRRGLLDAVVISGGEPTLQKDLAEFIGKVKEKGFLVKLDTNGTNPQVLKMLLKANLLDYIAMDFKAPFSKYKEICATDSFEAEIKASIKLLLEGKVAYEFRTTVVPELSEVDIWEMAQVIAGAHYYYLQQYRPPEFLPETREPHNPAFLRRAALRAAEWVNVCKTRGI
- a CDS encoding tyrosine--tRNA ligase, which gives rise to MTNVYDLLMERGYIEQATHEEEIRDLLNNEQVTFYIGFDPTADSLHVGHFIQIMVMMHLQAAGHRPIALFGGGTGLIGDPSGRTDMRQMLTLEQINKNVQSFQKQFARFINFENGQALMINNATWLTKLNYIEFIRDIGRHFSVNRMLTAECFKNRLEKGLSFLEFSYMLLQAYDFLELYRRYNCRLQMGGNDQWSNIISGVDLIRRVEQGNAYGLTFKLLTTSEGKKMGKTETGTVWLNPQKTSPYEFYQYWRNIADPDVENCLALLTFLPMSTVKKLGSLPGEEINQAKEILAYEVTKLVHGEKEALKVKQAAQTLFGKQTKDAAAIPTTKLTKSEFTKGMNILTLLTKTKLISSNSEGRRLIEQGGIYLNNERVQDTFLTINLTDFTDQQLMLRKGKKVYHRVQLN
- a CDS encoding ribonucleoside triphosphate reductase; its protein translation is MFTEIIKRDGSLEKFKPEKITWAIFKAAMACGGDDFGRAEYLCQQVLKLAKEKYGESAPDVEGIQDLVEKVLIENGHAQTAKAFILYREKRKGAREINALIGATIDMFTNYLGEKDWQVQENANTQKSINGLNNYVRETFTKQYWLHEIYPVEVREAHQSGDAHIHDLGFFGPYCAGWDLRQLLTDGFGGVNGKVESRPAKHLRSFLGQIINSTFTTQGETAGAQAWSSFDTYCAPFIRYDGLTYKNVKQCLQEFVFNMNVPTRVGFQCPFSNLTFDINVPSTLKDQAVVIGGEMLDTTYGEFQEEMDLFNRAFCEVMLEGDAKGRVFTFPIPTINITKDFDWDNPVIDDFMKITCKYGIPYFANYVNSDLSPEDAVSMCCRLRLNTRELRKRGGGLFGSNPMTGSIGVFTINLPRIGYLAETKSEFKARLWRLACIGKTSLEIKRKIIEQQSEDKLYPYSTFYLNNIKERTGQYWYNHFSTIGIIGMNEALLNFMGKDITTKEGQEFAKEILLYLRDVLMEFQEETGHVYNLEATPAEGTSYRLAQLDKEKYPEIITAGQDVPYYTNSSQVPVGYSDDVFEVLDLQDDLQDLYTGGTVHHLYLGESIEDIHTCKNLIRKTFENYKLPYISITPTFSICPDHGYLRGEQFTCPECGQATEVWSRVVGYLRPVQNYNKGKKEEYFERKKFKLPEKVICS
- a CDS encoding ATP-binding protein, encoding MNKNIYQDIEDFALYLKMPVLKSSYREAIQEANLKEVSYDQFLWELLQKECDRRQENAKQDRVRRAAFPYKKYLEDIIVDDLPEDAQRKFKTLSSLDFIQTGQNIIMAGKPGTGKTHFAIGLGIKACLAGYKVFFSTIPSLINQLKESRSEKTLRAFGNKFEKYDLVIADELGYISFDKEGSDLLFTHLSLRAERKSTIITTNLSFERWDEIFLDPVLTAAMVDRLTHKAYIVNMNGNSFRLKETTEWAKNN